A part of Oryctolagus cuniculus chromosome 15, mOryCun1.1, whole genome shotgun sequence genomic DNA contains:
- the PBLD gene encoding phenazine biosynthesis-like domain-containing protein: MPISQSYSRPESSGERAPTPSPAGSQAGLKNLRHRAAEVQRRPSASFVLDLGAERLRRHWLSCPSSGLSHLGNLRQKSPAVPPENCCEGQGKQLQNVTTNKKATSTYETAKAACQEDEAPYFHSRCIHSKSISWKSCCCLPSRKYNVNSTLTFVTLSGELRATRAEDGVVMDFPLYPAHPQDFHEVEALIKTAIGDTLVQDVRYSPDIRGLLVRLSDSYDRSFLENLKVNTSNLLQVENTGKVKGLILTLKGEPGGETHAFDFYSRYFAPWYGVAEDPVTGSAHTVLSSYWSQQLGKKEMRAFQCSCRGGELKLSLRSDGRVDIRGDAAVVVEGTLSV; this comes from the exons ATGCCCATTTCACAGTCCTATTCG AGACCGGAGAGCTCGGGAGAGCGCGCCCCTACCCCCTCCCCGGCCGGCAGCCAAGCTGGGCTTAAAAACCTTCGCCACCGGGCGGCGGAAGTACAAAGGAGGCCGTCTGCCTCCTTTGTCCTGGATTTGGGAGCTGAGCGCCTCCGTCGCCATTGGCTTTCCTGCCCCAGCTCCGGCCTCTCTCATCTTGGGAATCTGCGTCAGAAGTCACCGGCAGTCCCGCCAG AGAATTGCTGTGAAGGCCAGGGAAAACAGCTACAAAATGTAACTAC TAATAAGAAGGCTACCAGCACTTATGAGACTGCAAAAGCAGCTTGCCAGGAAGATGAAGCTCCCTATTTTCATAGTAGATGCATTCACAGCAAAAGCATTTCGTGGAAATCCTGCTGCTGTTTGCCTTCTAGAAAAT acaATGTGAATAGCACTCTAACTTTTGTCACTCTGAGTGGGGAGCTCAGGGCCACGAGAGCAGAGGATGGTGTCGTCATGGATTTTCCTCTGTACCCAGCCCACCCCCAG GACTTCCATGAAGTAGAGGCCTTGATCAAG ACTGCCATCGGGGACACACTGGTCCAGGATGTCCGCTATTCTCCAGATATCCGAGGTCTGCTTGTCCGGCTCAGTGACAGCTACGACAG GTCGTTTCTGGAGAACCTGAAGGTGAACACGAGCAATCTGCTGCAAGTTGAGAACACAGGGAAGGTCAAAGGACTCATTCTCACCCTCAAAGGAGAGCCTGGTGGGGAGACCCACGCCTTCGACTTTTACTCCAGATATTTTGCACCGTGGTATGGTGTGGCTGAAGATCCTGTAACAG GATCTGCACACACTGTCCTCAGCAGCTACTGGTCCCAGCAGCTGGGCAAGAAAGAAATGCGTG CCTTTCAGTGTTCCTGCCGAGGAGGAGAACTGAAGTTATCCCTGCGTTCAGATGGACGAGTTGACATTAGGGGAGACGCCGCTGTTGTGGTGGAGGGCACGCTGTCTGTCTAG